AAATCTTCAAAAATTGGTCTGGTTTTTACCGTCATTGGACTCGTTTTTGCTTCAACTGTTGCTGGGCTGCTTTTGCTATTCTGGCGACGTAGTCAGATTCAGAAAATTGGAAGTTCTGATAACCGGCTTAAGCAAGTGTGTAAGAAAAGTGCGTTTCCTCTTATCAGTTTGGAGTATTCTGACGGTTGGGACCCATTAGACAAAGGTCGATGTGGGTATTCCCAGGAATTTCTTGAGAGCTTTATGTTTAATCTTGAAGAAGTAGAACGCGCAACTCAAATCTTCTCAGAGGTAAATTTATTGGGGAAGAGTGATTCTTCAGCTGTGTACAGGGGGGTTTTGAGAGATGGTTCTGCTGTGACTATAAAATGCATCGCCAAAACAAGTTGCAAATCAGATGAAGGTGAGTTCTTGAAAGGTTTGAAGATATTGACCTCGTTAAGGCATGAAAATCTAGTTCGGTTGAGAGGGTTTTGCTGTTCAAAAGGCCGCGGGGAATGTTTTCTGATCTATGACTCTCTCTCTAATGGGAGTCTGTTGCAGTATCTTGATGTTAAGAGAAACAGTGGTAGGGTACTTGATTGGTCGACCAGAGTGTTCATCATTCGTGGTATTGCCAAAGGTAAGTTTTTCTTCTGTCTCTTCAAATAAATCTTAGGAAATTAAATCAGTTCCTCtgtaaactaaaattaaacGATTCTATCTTTATCCAGGTATCGATTATCTGCATAGGAAAAAAGGAAGCAAACATGGGATCGTTCACCAAAATATATCAGCTGAAAACGTACTTCTGGATGCTGGGTACAAGGCTTTACTTGCAGATTCGGGATTGCACAAGCTCCTTGAAGATGATGTTGTTTTTTCCGCCCTCAAAGCTAGCGCTGCCATGGGATATCTGCCTCCAGAGTACACCAAAACTGGTCGTTTGACAGAAAAGAGTGATGTGTATGCCTTTGGAGTGATTGTTTTCCAGCTTCTCACCGGAAAACGTGACATAACCCAGTTAAATTGCCAAAGTGGCATTTTGAAAGATATAGTTGATGAGAATCTTGAAGGGATGTTCTCAGAATCAGAGGCCACCAAGCTGAGAAGAGTTGCTGTGCTTTGCACTCACGAGTCCCCACATCTTCGACCATCTATGGATACCCTAATGCTAGAACTGGATGATAATGTGTAGAAGTTCCTCACATGTAGCATCCTTGTTGATCACTCTACATGGAAATTTCTCACTTTCAAAAACGAGAATCGTTTCCTTTTGGTTCACCATTAGAATTTTGATAGATTGTTGCTGTTTCATGTTTGTATctatctaatattataaaatagttttttattttatgatcaAATGCCATCTCATACAAttgtaaacaaattattttaaacaaataaaatctaaccacTCAACTTTATTATCTCTGACATAAGTTATCGAAAACTCGGtacacatataataaaataggatAATGATAATTTcacaacattattttttttttaacattttataattatttatgtgTCATTGATTAGTccaaaattgttttataatcaataataataataaatatcaacaTGAACTAATTACAGATAACACATAAgctaaatgaaatttatttagatgatgttaaaatattgtcaagaaaatgttgtcaaaagtaTGGGTGTTGCTACCTCCACCATCCCAAGTGCTCTGCACTtttccactattttctttttattccaaaaatatcctacacctccCGACTATCCTTAAcaatctctctctttctctctctgcattgaTGGAGCATTCACATGGCAACTCCACAAAACCACACGCTGAAGATGAATCCTTTATatcccttttatttttctttattttaaagaaatgaatTTGCCTTCAGACATAGTTTTTGCATGATTGCTCATTCTTTTACTTGTTACTACATGTCTACTTAGGTCATTACAAAGAGCACTTGATAGAAGACTCTACCTTCTCGTTGACGGTAATGCACATGGGGCTCCTAGTGAAAAGCCTGTGTGGCATTTTCATGAGAAAGTTTATGAATCTGAGGACACCATGCGCACGGTGAACGTTGGTATATGGCTTTCCGTTTCTTTTTCTGTAACTATTCCctgtta
This sequence is a window from Vigna angularis cultivar LongXiaoDou No.4 chromosome 2, ASM1680809v1, whole genome shotgun sequence. Protein-coding genes within it:
- the LOC108327466 gene encoding LRR receptor-like serine/threonine-protein kinase RGI5 isoform X1, which produces MCMILLKLLLFLTWISSPSLSTSMTQLDTLLAIRDSLDPENRLLLSWTPHSDPCSSVSFEGVACNEQGLVTNISLQGKGLYGRVPEALAALKSLTGLFLHFNALTGILPMEISTLTELSNLYLNVNNLSGDIPREIGNMSNLQVLQLCYNKFSGSIPTDLGRLRKLSVLALQYNQLNSAIPASLGEVGTLARLDLSFNNLFGPIPVTLANAPNLQTLNIRNNSLSGRVPTALIRLRGGFQYMNNPGLCGTGFADLGSCKGVSTSEPVRPEPYEPGDISTKDLPASMEPQRESCGGGHCKRTSKSSKIGLVFTVIGLVFASTVAGLLLLFWRRSQIQKIGSSDNRLKQVCKKSAFPLISLEYSDGWDPLDKGRCGYSQEFLESFMFNLEEVERATQIFSEVNLLGKSDSSAVYRGVLRDGSAVTIKCIAKTSCKSDEGEFLKGLKILTSLRHENLVRLRGFCCSKGRGECFLIYDSLSNGSLLQYLDVKRNSGRVLDWSTRVFIIRGIAKGIDYLHRKKGSKHGIVHQNISAENVLLDAGYKALLADSGLHKLLEDDVVFSALKASAAMGYLPPEYTKTGRLTEKSDVYAFGVIVFQLLTGKRDITQLNCQSGILKDIVDENLEGMFSESEATKLRRVAVLCTHESPHLRPSMDTLMLELDDNV
- the LOC108327466 gene encoding LRR receptor kinase SERK2 isoform X2 — protein: MSITSLVTSLARLAICQIFKLCYNKFSGSIPTDLGRLRKLSVLALQYNQLNSAIPASLGEVGTLARLDLSFNNLFGPIPVTLANAPNLQTLNIRNNSLSGRVPTALIRLRGGFQYMNNPGLCGTGFADLGSCKGVSTSEPVRPEPYEPGDISTKDLPASMEPQRESCGGGHCKRTSKSSKIGLVFTVIGLVFASTVAGLLLLFWRRSQIQKIGSSDNRLKQVCKKSAFPLISLEYSDGWDPLDKGRCGYSQEFLESFMFNLEEVERATQIFSEVNLLGKSDSSAVYRGVLRDGSAVTIKCIAKTSCKSDEGEFLKGLKILTSLRHENLVRLRGFCCSKGRGECFLIYDSLSNGSLLQYLDVKRNSGRVLDWSTRVFIIRGIAKGIDYLHRKKGSKHGIVHQNISAENVLLDAGYKALLADSGLHKLLEDDVVFSALKASAAMGYLPPEYTKTGRLTEKSDVYAFGVIVFQLLTGKRDITQLNCQSGILKDIVDENLEGMFSESEATKLRRVAVLCTHESPHLRPSMDTLMLELDDNV